The following coding sequences are from one Myxococcales bacterium window:
- a CDS encoding ATP-binding protein — protein sequence MRYTGDESDIEVLAEKLRWLRLPGMARAIKDLLARAASENLTVANVISRLCDEEKDSRIRSSVDRRIKDARFPEVNTVDAFDFDFDPARKKLRARYLGLHDLNFLAKGINPLFIGAPGTGKTFLARALAYRACQAQKRVVFTSAPRMLTDLHGADIHGSLDRALRRYVRADLLAIDDFAVLAMDPAQAKLAF from the coding sequence ATGAGATACACAGGAGACGAAAGTGACATCGAGGTCCTGGCCGAGAAGCTTCGTTGGCTGCGTCTGCCAGGCATGGCCAGAGCCATCAAAGATCTTCTCGCACGCGCGGCCTCCGAGAATCTTACCGTCGCGAACGTCATCAGCCGCCTCTGCGACGAAGAGAAGGACAGCCGCATCCGCAGCTCGGTCGACAGACGCATCAAAGATGCGCGGTTTCCCGAAGTCAACACTGTGGATGCTTTCGACTTTGACTTCGACCCGGCGCGAAAGAAGCTGCGGGCTCGCTACTTGGGGCTTCATGATCTGAACTTTCTCGCCAAGGGTATCAATCCGCTCTTCATTGGCGCGCCTGGGACAGGAAAGACCTTCCTCGCTCGAGCGCTTGCATATCGCGCTTGCCAAGCCCAGAAGCGCGTCGTCTTCACCTCGGCACCCCGCATGCTCACCGACCTGCATGGTGCGGACATCCACGGCTCACTGGACCGAGCGCTCCGTCGCTACGTACGCGCGGATCTGCTCGCTATCGACGACTTCGCCGTCCTGGCCATGGATCCCGCACAAGCCAAGCTCGCCTTTTAG
- a CDS encoding ATP-binding protein yields MAERYDYRRATLITTNRAFKDWTKVFPDALNAQVIAERLTERSETFVLDGKGYRSNRA; encoded by the coding sequence ATCGCCGAGCGCTACGACTATCGCCGTGCAACCCTCATCACCACCAATCGCGCCTTCAAGGACTGGACCAAGGTCTTTCCCGACGCTCTCAACGCCCAGGTGATCGCCGAACGACTCACCGAGCGCTCCGAGACCTTCGTCCTTGACGGGAAAGGGTACCGATCGAACAGGGCATGA
- a CDS encoding AAA family ATPase — protein sequence MMYRKHFGLNRHPFGKEVEPDDLFVSSASQELSVRLNHLIEMRGIGLVTGDSGSGKTTACRKVVSGLHTGLHKVVYVAHSTGNVMDVYKAIAWEMGLPTERNRAAVYRQIRTEVTRLTTEARCRPILIVDEAHHLRPDVLEDLRLLTNYQMDAENRLCLLLVGQSELRRRLGMAVYEALSQRIVMRYHFAGLSREELSGYFAHRLRLAGTELPLFDPAALEATFQATGGLPRKVNLLAHHALMAAALARAKSVTVEHVQAALPEVG from the coding sequence ATGATGTACCGCAAGCACTTCGGCCTGAACCGCCATCCCTTCGGCAAGGAGGTCGAGCCTGATGACCTCTTTGTCTCATCTGCAAGTCAGGAGCTGTCGGTCCGCCTCAATCACCTCATCGAGATGAGGGGCATCGGCCTCGTCACGGGCGACAGCGGCAGCGGGAAGACCACTGCCTGTCGCAAGGTAGTCTCGGGACTGCACACGGGGCTACACAAGGTGGTCTACGTCGCCCACTCGACCGGCAACGTCATGGACGTCTACAAAGCCATCGCCTGGGAAATGGGCCTGCCCACCGAGCGCAACCGTGCCGCCGTGTATCGGCAGATCCGAACCGAGGTCACACGCCTGACCACCGAGGCACGGTGTCGCCCCATCCTCATCGTCGATGAGGCCCATCATCTCAGGCCTGACGTGCTCGAAGACCTCAGGCTCCTGACCAACTACCAAATGGACGCAGAGAATCGGCTTTGCCTGCTGCTGGTGGGACAATCTGAGCTGCGTCGTCGACTGGGCATGGCTGTCTACGAGGCGCTCAGCCAGCGCATCGTCATGCGCTATCACTTCGCAGGTCTTTCCCGTGAGGAGCTGTCCGGATACTTTGCTCACCGGCTTCGCCTCGCGGGGACCGAGCTGCCGCTCTTTGATCCCGCAGCCCTCGAGGCAACCTTCCAGGCCACAGGAGGTCTGCCACGAAAAGTGAACCTCCTTGCTCACCACGCCCTCATGGCCGCAGCTCTCGCACGGGCCAAATCCGTGACTGTCGAGCACGTCCAGGCAGCTTTGCCGGAGGTCGGGTGA